The Fictibacillus arsenicus genome contains a region encoding:
- a CDS encoding GNAT family N-acetyltransferase has product MLKKRDLSDSHVLYNLMVHPDVFPFVRQKAASFEEFMFLTKQTIEEEDQGNIISRTILDEWHNPIGTINLFDVQDGYGFLGTWIGQPYFGKGYNNLAKEAFFSELFFEKDIHTVFMRIRKVNIRSQKAAEKIPYVTLANESRKDIYDQLNQGEEIYNLYQIEKDNYLMHQLRTQPLEVAEEQLKEA; this is encoded by the coding sequence TTGTTGAAAAAGCGTGATTTATCAGACAGTCATGTTCTTTACAATTTAATGGTGCACCCAGACGTCTTCCCTTTTGTACGTCAAAAAGCTGCTTCTTTTGAAGAATTCATGTTTTTAACGAAGCAAACGATCGAGGAAGAAGACCAAGGAAATATCATTTCCAGAACGATTTTGGATGAGTGGCATAATCCTATCGGCACCATTAATTTATTCGATGTTCAAGATGGCTACGGTTTTCTTGGAACATGGATCGGTCAGCCATACTTTGGCAAGGGTTATAATAACTTAGCAAAAGAAGCATTTTTTTCTGAGTTATTTTTTGAAAAGGATATTCATACCGTATTTATGAGAATCCGAAAGGTAAACATTCGCTCACAAAAAGCTGCAGAAAAAATCCCTTATGTGACGCTTGCAAATGAATCACGCAAGGATATCTACGACCAGCTCAATCAAGGCGAAGAAATTTATAACCTTTATCAGATCGAAAAAGATAACTATTTGATGCATCAGCTGCGTACTCAGCCGCTTGAAGTGGCAGAGGAGCAATTAAAGGAAGCTTAA
- a CDS encoding amidohydrolase, with product MKKLIQKAKVYPITSSELEQGDVLIENGKILAVEPNIEPSSEMEVIHAENLHLLPGFIDVHTHLGLYDEGTGWAGNDANETHEVLTPHIRAIDGCHPLDIAFKDAVRFGVTTAHIMPGSANVIGGTTSVIKTHGHDIRKMIIKETAGLKIALGENPKRIHSGRHNDSITRMGIMGMLREAFYQAQGSAYQDNLRVAPIAAALNREIPVRIHAHRADDILSAVRFAEEFNLDFRIEHCTEGHLIADSLKDLNLKVSVGPTLTRKSKIELKNKTWDTYRILSENNVEVSITTDHPYIPIQYLNVCAAIAVREGLSEKKALEGITIAPARNLGIANRVGSIEPGKDADLSLWTEHPFHFSATPVMTMIEGEIIYKKSIK from the coding sequence ATGAAAAAGTTAATTCAAAAAGCAAAAGTTTACCCTATAACGAGCTCTGAACTGGAGCAAGGAGATGTTTTAATAGAAAACGGAAAGATCCTTGCTGTTGAACCTAATATTGAGCCTTCTTCTGAAATGGAAGTTATACATGCAGAAAACCTTCATCTTCTCCCTGGATTTATTGATGTACATACACATCTGGGTCTTTATGATGAAGGGACAGGCTGGGCAGGAAACGATGCCAATGAAACACATGAGGTACTTACACCGCATATACGCGCGATCGACGGCTGTCATCCTCTGGACATTGCATTTAAAGATGCTGTAAGATTCGGAGTTACTACCGCCCACATCATGCCAGGAAGCGCGAATGTAATCGGCGGCACGACTTCAGTTATTAAAACACACGGTCATGATATACGGAAAATGATTATAAAAGAAACGGCTGGACTTAAAATTGCACTAGGAGAGAATCCAAAACGGATCCATAGCGGACGCCATAATGATTCCATTACCCGCATGGGAATTATGGGTATGCTCCGTGAAGCTTTTTACCAGGCACAGGGTTCGGCTTATCAGGATAATCTCCGTGTCGCTCCGATTGCTGCAGCCTTAAATCGCGAGATACCTGTGCGTATCCATGCTCACCGTGCTGATGATATATTGTCAGCTGTCCGATTTGCAGAAGAGTTTAACCTGGATTTCCGAATTGAGCATTGTACAGAAGGACACTTAATTGCAGATTCGTTAAAAGATCTAAATCTGAAGGTCAGCGTTGGGCCAACATTAACCCGAAAGTCTAAGATTGAACTAAAAAACAAAACATGGGACACGTATCGTATACTATCTGAAAATAATGTCGAAGTTTCGATCACAACTGATCATCCATATATCCCTATCCAATACTTGAACGTTTGTGCAGCTATTGCAGTACGGGAAGGTTTAAGCGAAAAAAAGGCGCTTGAAGGAATCACGATTGCACCAGCCAGAAACCTTGGAATAGCGAATCGTGTCGGAAGTATTGAACCCGGGAAAGATGCTGATTTATCCTTGTGGACAGAGCATCCGTTCCACTTTTCTGCAACCCCAGTTATGACGATGATTGAAGGCGAAATAATTTACAAAAAATCTATAAAATAA
- a CDS encoding TIGR01777 family oxidoreductase: MKNILISGGTGFVGKHITDLLTTDQYKVFILTRNAMHKPKQENVAYVEWLTPQSMPEKNLPKIDAVINLAGESINGRWTDDKKQKILNSRLKATESLLDLAKKLPEPPSVWINASAIGYYGTSEKEVFTEQTTRHGSDFLAEVVKAWEIKASEAKTLGCRTVFTRFGLILGSGGGVLPKLSLPYRFFAGGTVGSGEQWVSWVHVEDVSRLIKETLLNDKYAGPVNVTAPGPVTMKEFGQVTGDVMHRPHWLPAPALAFKLLFGEMSMLILKGQQVLPEKAMNLDFSFKYPHLKGALHDLLQ, translated from the coding sequence ATGAAAAACATTTTAATATCTGGCGGCACTGGATTTGTCGGAAAACACATTACAGATTTATTGACGACAGATCAGTATAAAGTCTTTATCCTGACAAGAAATGCAATGCACAAACCAAAACAAGAAAACGTTGCTTATGTTGAATGGCTAACTCCTCAAAGCATGCCAGAAAAAAATCTCCCTAAAATCGATGCAGTTATTAATCTTGCCGGTGAGTCCATTAATGGCAGGTGGACTGACGATAAAAAACAAAAGATTTTAAACAGCCGTTTAAAAGCAACGGAATCCCTCTTAGATCTTGCCAAAAAACTCCCTGAGCCTCCTTCTGTCTGGATCAATGCATCTGCAATCGGCTATTATGGAACATCTGAAAAAGAAGTTTTCACAGAACAAACAACAAGACACGGATCTGACTTTTTAGCTGAAGTCGTTAAAGCATGGGAAATCAAAGCAAGCGAAGCGAAGACTCTAGGATGCAGAACCGTCTTTACACGTTTTGGATTAATCTTAGGCAGTGGTGGCGGTGTCCTCCCAAAGTTATCTCTCCCTTACCGTTTTTTCGCAGGAGGAACTGTAGGGTCTGGTGAACAGTGGGTTTCATGGGTGCATGTTGAAGATGTTTCCCGCTTAATAAAAGAAACGCTCCTAAACGATAAATACGCTGGTCCCGTAAACGTAACAGCTCCTGGGCCTGTTACGATGAAAGAGTTTGGCCAAGTTACAGGAGATGTGATGCATCGGCCACACTGGCTGCCTGCCCCTGCATTAGCTTTTAAGCTTCTATTTGGAGAAATGAGCATGCTGATTTTAAAAGGCCAGCAAGTACTTCCTGAAAAAGCGATGAACTTAGATTTTTCATTTAAATATCCTCACTTAAAGGGGGCTTTACATGATTTGTTACAATGA
- the recX gene encoding recombination regulator RecX has protein sequence MAVITRISAQQKNDERFNVFIQKGKKEEFAFSVDADVLIKFQLQKGMEIDEDEWQEIIEEDEYRKAFNKALHFLSYRMRTVHEIAAYLEKKEVTESTIKRVIDKLSEYDFVNDKTFADSFVKTRMNTSFKGPGAIRQELKKKGIGEGDTEEALDQFTYEEQLEASVKFIQKQFRSNAKRSEKEQKQKIAQQLQQKGFNWEVIEMAFQEAKISQTPEEEKEALLVHARKAHQKYKKYSGFEYESRMKRFLYSKGFDSSVISEVLNGDELNDL, from the coding sequence ATGGCTGTAATAACAAGGATTTCTGCTCAGCAAAAAAATGATGAACGATTTAATGTATTTATTCAAAAAGGAAAAAAAGAAGAGTTCGCTTTTAGTGTGGATGCTGATGTTTTAATAAAGTTTCAGCTGCAAAAAGGAATGGAGATCGATGAGGATGAGTGGCAAGAAATCATCGAAGAAGATGAATATCGAAAGGCTTTTAATAAAGCACTCCATTTTTTGTCGTATCGAATGCGGACAGTCCATGAAATAGCAGCGTATCTTGAGAAAAAAGAGGTTACTGAATCCACGATCAAAAGGGTTATCGATAAATTATCAGAGTATGATTTTGTTAATGATAAAACATTTGCGGATTCGTTCGTGAAAACCCGTATGAATACTTCTTTTAAAGGACCGGGTGCTATCCGGCAAGAGCTTAAGAAAAAAGGCATAGGCGAGGGCGATACGGAAGAGGCGCTAGACCAGTTCACATATGAGGAACAGCTGGAAGCTTCAGTAAAGTTTATTCAAAAACAATTCAGAAGCAATGCAAAACGTTCTGAAAAAGAGCAAAAGCAAAAAATCGCTCAGCAGCTTCAGCAAAAAGGATTCAATTGGGAAGTGATAGAGATGGCTTTTCAAGAAGCAAAGATCAGCCAGACTCCTGAAGAAGAAAAAGAAGCCCTGCTGGTTCATGCGAGAAAAGCGCATCAAAAGTATAAGAAATACAGCGGTTTTGAGTATGAGTCACGCATGAAGCGGTTTTTATACAGCAAGGGCTTTGATTCTTCAGTTATATCGGAAGTTCTAAATGGAGACGAGCTTAACGATCTATAA
- a CDS encoding SDR family NAD(P)-dependent oxidoreductase yields the protein MNKTVIITGGGSGLGLALAKQYSNEFNVCLIGRTESKLQEAVRTLSQNNNRVSYQVCDAANYEQVQTVLHAIFEKESVHLLINNAGTGVFEPLNALTKEDIELMVNTNVYGTIYPSQAVFPFFKKQGFGKVMNIISTAGLRGKVNESVYCATKFAVRGFTESLVKEWEGTGIFPTAVYMGGMDTPFWDETDHIKDRSRLKSPETVAKMIFDQDDNRSEIFIDR from the coding sequence TTGAATAAAACTGTCATTATTACCGGAGGCGGTTCAGGTCTTGGCTTGGCATTAGCAAAGCAATACAGCAATGAATTTAATGTATGCCTGATCGGACGCACGGAATCGAAACTTCAAGAAGCCGTACGAACCCTATCACAAAATAATAATCGCGTTTCCTATCAAGTTTGTGATGCTGCCAATTATGAACAAGTCCAAACCGTTTTACATGCAATATTTGAAAAAGAATCGGTACACCTTTTAATAAACAACGCCGGAACTGGTGTTTTTGAACCTCTAAACGCATTAACAAAAGAGGATATTGAGCTCATGGTCAATACAAATGTGTATGGAACGATTTATCCTTCACAAGCAGTTTTTCCTTTTTTTAAAAAACAAGGCTTCGGCAAAGTCATGAACATTATCTCCACTGCCGGCCTAAGAGGGAAAGTGAACGAGTCTGTCTATTGCGCTACTAAATTTGCTGTACGCGGTTTTACAGAAAGCCTCGTCAAAGAATGGGAAGGAACCGGTATATTCCCTACAGCGGTCTATATGGGTGGCATGGATACGCCATTTTGGGACGAAACAGACCACATTAAAGACCGCTCCCGTTTAAAATCTCCAGAAACAGTAGCAAAAATGATTTTCGATCAGGACGATAACCGTTCAGAAATTTTTATAGATCGTTAA
- a CDS encoding YfhH family protein — protein MEKRFSEMTESEIRAEIASLRAKAQKAEQMGMVSEYAVHERKIAMAKCYLMDPATIESGKEYGIQGDPGSTFSVLYLNGIFAWGYKNKQSNLEALPISVLE, from the coding sequence ATGGAAAAAAGATTTAGCGAGATGACTGAGTCGGAAATTAGAGCAGAAATAGCTTCCTTAAGGGCAAAAGCACAAAAAGCAGAACAAATGGGCATGGTAAGTGAGTACGCTGTTCATGAACGCAAAATTGCGATGGCTAAATGCTATCTGATGGACCCTGCAACCATTGAAAGCGGAAAAGAATATGGCATACAAGGAGATCCCGGCTCCACTTTTTCGGTTCTTTACCTAAATGGTATTTTTGCCTGGGGCTATAAAAATAAACAAAGTAATTTAGAGGCATTGCCGATTTCAGTGCTGGAATAA
- a CDS encoding YpzG family protein — protein sequence MNKKDYFSSTRFNGKYSDPFHSPRANSKHAYNQVNGETQQALNNYVLEIQTRKRS from the coding sequence TTGAACAAGAAAGATTACTTCTCATCAACACGATTTAATGGAAAGTACTCTGACCCCTTTCACTCTCCGCGTGCCAATTCGAAGCATGCGTACAATCAAGTGAATGGGGAGACCCAGCAAGCACTAAATAACTATGTGCTTGAAATTCAAACACGTAAGCGTTCATAG
- the sspK gene encoding small, acid-soluble spore protein K, producing the protein MRNKSKNFPNRISFSGEPRAKEEFSSKRPDGSTRDHPQERMFLSNQHRDDQ; encoded by the coding sequence ATGCGTAACAAATCGAAAAACTTCCCTAATCGGATCTCCTTCTCAGGTGAGCCGAGAGCAAAAGAAGAGTTCTCTTCTAAACGGCCAGATGGATCAACTCGCGACCATCCACAGGAGCGAATGTTTCTATCCAATCAACACCGAGATGATCAGTAA
- a CDS encoding YfhJ family protein codes for MEERFDRLAKQLQKVNPGLSYQESREWVEGLWEDFESTRAKAGREYEGQDVTEKMVTQLINSYGHKLHEYFSSNPKFQRFIKKDGPIN; via the coding sequence ATGGAAGAGCGTTTTGACAGATTGGCGAAACAGCTTCAAAAAGTGAACCCGGGCCTAAGTTATCAAGAATCAAGGGAATGGGTGGAAGGATTATGGGAAGATTTTGAATCAACCCGCGCAAAAGCAGGCAGGGAATATGAGGGACAAGATGTAACCGAGAAAATGGTGACACAGCTCATTAATTCTTACGGCCACAAGCTGCACGAATACTTCTCCAGCAATCCAAAATTTCAGCGATTCATTAAAAAAGACGGGCCGATTAACTAA
- a CDS encoding metal-dependent hydrolase, whose translation MDTGTHIVMGLGLGGLAMLDPAIANDPATSQAILAGTLIGSQAPDFDTILKLKNNAVYIRNHRGLTHSLPALVIWPLLLFGIISLFVPQADSGKLLLWTAIAVFLHVFVDIFNAYGTQALYPVSRKWVALGVISIFDPFIFFLHIAGLLLWYVGVHPGYTFLAVYVILVFYYIWRILARQRVNKIVLEKIPEAEEIYASPTIRWGQYHLAIKSKHEFFVAGLKNGKVTIWDTFDRLPVPQTKIIDAAKLDKNISAFLSFSPVHRWEVEKNDHGHMVQFIDLRYRSKGHYPFVAMVQLDENLNIITSYTGWVYSEDRLKKKMDFSPMDLLNNNE comes from the coding sequence TTGGATACAGGCACACATATTGTGATGGGGTTGGGATTAGGCGGTTTAGCCATGCTGGACCCTGCAATTGCAAATGATCCAGCGACATCCCAAGCCATCCTTGCCGGGACTTTAATCGGATCCCAGGCTCCTGATTTTGATACTATTCTAAAGCTAAAAAACAACGCAGTCTATATTCGTAATCACAGGGGTCTTACCCATTCCCTGCCTGCATTGGTGATCTGGCCGCTTCTATTATTCGGCATCATATCATTATTTGTTCCGCAGGCAGACAGCGGAAAGCTGCTGTTATGGACCGCTATTGCTGTTTTCCTGCATGTATTTGTAGATATTTTTAACGCTTATGGCACTCAAGCCTTATATCCTGTATCAAGGAAATGGGTCGCTCTTGGTGTAATAAGCATCTTTGATCCATTTATTTTTTTCCTTCATATCGCGGGGCTTCTTCTCTGGTATGTTGGAGTCCACCCGGGATACACATTTTTAGCGGTGTATGTCATTCTTGTCTTTTATTACATCTGGCGCATTCTTGCACGTCAAAGAGTAAACAAAATTGTTTTAGAAAAAATACCGGAAGCAGAAGAAATTTATGCAAGTCCCACAATACGCTGGGGTCAATATCATTTGGCTATAAAATCAAAGCATGAATTTTTCGTTGCTGGCTTAAAAAATGGGAAAGTGACGATCTGGGATACCTTTGACAGACTCCCCGTTCCGCAGACAAAAATCATCGATGCGGCAAAATTGGATAAAAATATTTCGGCCTTTCTTTCCTTCTCCCCTGTTCACAGATGGGAAGTTGAAAAGAACGATCATGGTCATATGGTCCAATTTATTGATCTTCGATACAGAAGTAAAGGTCACTATCCCTTTGTCGCCATGGTACAGCTCGATGAGAACCTGAACATTATCACATCTTATACCGGATGGGTCTACTCAGAAGACCGTCTTAAAAAGAAAATGGATTTCTCACCGATGGATCTTTTAAACAACAATGAATAA
- the mutY gene encoding A/G-specific adenine glycosylase, producing MNTTSNSIFSLDASYVKQFQEQLLTWYGENKRTLPWRENQDPYRVWVSEIMLQQTRVDTVIPYFKRFTSLFPTLQDLAYADEEKVLKAWEGLGYYSRVRNLQTAVKEVCESYGGKVPDTAKEIAGLKGVGPYTAGAILSIAYGIPEPAVDGNVMRVLSRILLVEEDISKPKTRILFEKAVRELISHEDPSSFNQAMMELGALICTPKSPACLLCPMRELCKGFEQGKQHELPVKLGKTKVRKAKMAAGILAGEDGRFLIHKRPSEGLLANMWEFPNTEYVVENKNAEKDALKGYLDENIGVEVVLEEKAGYIEHVFSHLKWEINIWQGKMLNGSVELPQDWKWVTADELDQYPFPVSHQKIIRLIKEAIIV from the coding sequence TTGAACACAACAAGTAATAGTATATTTTCCCTCGATGCGTCATATGTGAAACAATTTCAAGAACAATTGCTTACTTGGTATGGTGAAAATAAGCGCACTCTGCCTTGGCGTGAAAACCAGGATCCCTACCGTGTGTGGGTATCCGAAATCATGCTTCAGCAAACAAGAGTGGATACGGTGATTCCTTATTTCAAACGGTTTACAAGTCTTTTTCCTACTCTTCAAGATCTTGCTTATGCAGATGAAGAGAAAGTACTTAAAGCTTGGGAGGGTCTAGGTTATTATTCCCGAGTTCGAAACTTACAAACCGCTGTAAAAGAAGTATGCGAATCTTATGGGGGGAAAGTGCCTGATACAGCAAAGGAAATTGCAGGTTTGAAAGGTGTTGGCCCTTATACTGCTGGAGCTATTTTAAGTATTGCTTATGGCATTCCTGAGCCTGCTGTCGATGGCAATGTGATGCGTGTTTTATCAAGAATACTCTTAGTAGAAGAAGATATCAGCAAACCTAAAACCCGAATTTTGTTTGAAAAAGCTGTACGGGAACTCATATCCCACGAGGATCCGTCATCCTTTAATCAAGCGATGATGGAGCTTGGTGCGTTGATCTGTACACCGAAATCACCAGCTTGCTTACTTTGTCCGATGAGGGAGCTTTGTAAAGGTTTCGAGCAAGGAAAACAGCATGAGCTTCCTGTTAAGCTTGGTAAAACAAAGGTCAGAAAAGCAAAGATGGCAGCAGGAATTTTAGCTGGAGAAGATGGGAGATTCCTTATTCACAAAAGACCTTCGGAAGGTTTGCTGGCAAACATGTGGGAGTTTCCGAATACGGAATATGTTGTTGAGAACAAGAATGCAGAAAAAGATGCATTAAAAGGATATTTGGATGAAAATATTGGTGTCGAGGTTGTACTTGAGGAGAAGGCTGGCTATATTGAGCATGTTTTTTCACACTTGAAATGGGAAATCAATATATGGCAAGGAAAAATGCTGAATGGTAGTGTTGAGCTGCCGCAGGATTGGAAATGGGTAACAGCAGACGAGCTAGATCAATATCCGTTTCCTGTTTCTCATCAAAAAATTATCCGGCTTATAAAGGAGGCAATCATCGTATGA
- a CDS encoding SDR family NAD(P)-dependent oxidoreductase: MNLELEGKAVLVTGGSKGIGQAIAYAFLDEGAKVGIVGRTLSDLETAQKEGIEIFQGDVTDEHDRKRMMKDFLEKFGTIDVLVNNAGGSNGSTVMETSLEQFEEAMHLNFLSAVDLSKQAAEVMSENADGGAIINISSIFGRESGGKPTYNASKAAMISFTKSFGDEMISKGVRVNGVAPGSILHETGNWKKRLEQDPEKINAFVEEHISAGRFGTVEEVANVAVFLASKRASWVVGSTLNVDGGQSYSNF; the protein is encoded by the coding sequence ATGAATTTAGAACTTGAAGGAAAAGCAGTCCTCGTTACAGGCGGATCAAAAGGGATCGGCCAGGCGATTGCATATGCATTTCTGGATGAAGGAGCAAAAGTTGGAATTGTAGGACGGACCTTGAGTGATTTGGAAACAGCTCAAAAAGAAGGCATCGAGATTTTTCAAGGGGACGTAACAGATGAACATGATCGTAAACGTATGATGAAAGACTTCTTGGAGAAGTTTGGAACTATTGATGTTCTCGTCAACAATGCAGGCGGCAGTAATGGATCAACAGTTATGGAAACTAGTCTGGAGCAGTTTGAAGAAGCAATGCATCTGAACTTTTTGTCAGCTGTGGACTTGAGCAAGCAAGCGGCAGAAGTAATGAGTGAGAATGCTGACGGGGGAGCAATTATTAACATTTCATCGATCTTCGGCCGTGAATCAGGCGGAAAGCCGACTTATAATGCAAGTAAAGCAGCAATGATCTCTTTCACAAAATCATTTGGAGATGAGATGATTTCCAAAGGTGTCCGTGTAAACGGGGTAGCCCCTGGTTCTATATTGCATGAGACAGGAAATTGGAAAAAAAGATTGGAACAAGATCCTGAAAAAATAAATGCATTCGTTGAAGAACATATTTCGGCTGGACGTTTCGGTACAGTCGAAGAAGTTGCAAATGTTGCAGTATTTTTAGCTTCCAAGAGAGCTTCCTGGGTCGTCGGCAGCACGTTGAACGTCGATGGCGGTCAGTCTTATAGCAATTTTTAA
- a CDS encoding gamma-type small acid-soluble spore protein: MDKQQQQRQQQASKTNAQQVRQQNQQSQAGQSYGTEFASETNAQEVRQQNQQSQQGKNQQQK; the protein is encoded by the coding sequence ATGGACAAACAACAACAACAAAGACAACAACAAGCGTCTAAGACAAACGCTCAACAAGTTCGTCAACAAAACCAACAGTCTCAAGCTGGTCAATCTTACGGAACTGAATTTGCTAGCGAAACTAATGCTCAAGAAGTTCGTCAGCAAAACCAACAGTCTCAACAAGGTAAGAACCAACAACAAAAATAA
- the ntdP gene encoding nucleoside tri-diphosphate phosphatase produces MSFPATGSIINIQSYKHNGYLHRNWEDTVILKGTPSQVICGNDRILVTESDGRQWRTREPAICYFNSKQWFNVIGMIREDGIYYYCNLGSPFMWDKEALKYIDYDLDIKVFPDGTYILLDEDEYELHRRMMRYPSQLDTIIQKNLQELIMMVTQKKGPFEPGFVEQWYERYLEFR; encoded by the coding sequence ATGAGTTTTCCTGCAACCGGAAGTATAATCAATATTCAAAGCTACAAACATAATGGCTACCTCCACCGTAACTGGGAGGATACTGTCATTCTGAAAGGGACTCCCAGTCAGGTTATCTGCGGTAACGACCGGATACTGGTTACCGAATCTGACGGCCGTCAATGGCGGACAAGAGAACCTGCTATTTGCTATTTTAATTCTAAGCAGTGGTTCAACGTGATTGGCATGATACGGGAAGATGGTATCTATTATTACTGCAACCTTGGCTCCCCTTTTATGTGGGACAAGGAAGCATTAAAGTATATCGATTATGATTTAGATATTAAAGTCTTTCCAGATGGAACTTATATCTTATTAGATGAAGATGAATATGAGCTTCACAGAAGAATGATGAGATATCCCAGTCAGCTGGATACGATCATTCAAAAAAATCTTCAAGAATTAATCATGATGGTTACACAAAAAAAGGGACCTTTTGAACCCGGATTTGTGGAACAATGGTATGAAAGATATTTAGAATTTCGTTAA
- a CDS encoding ABC transporter ATP-binding protein produces MDSIKRYLAFVKPYKWQIFWTILIGLAKFGIPLMTPLILKYVVDDIIQSTLPFDEKMNKLYWLMGGAAIIFVVLRPPIEYWRQYYAQWVGSKILYDIRDKMFDHIQRLSLRFYSNNKSGEIISRVIHDVEQTKTFVITGLMNVWLDMATIIIAVAIMFSMDFWLTIVALSMLPVYAFSVKFFYARLRQLTKDRSQALAEVQGHLHERVQGMSVIRSFALEDHEQVQFDKRNSKFLNKAMDHTKWNAKTFSVVNTVTDIAPLLVIGFAAYQAISGNITIGALVAFVAYMDRLYNPLRRLVNSSTTLTQSIASMDRMFEFLDESYDIQDSPGAKSLNNVKGALDFENVSFTYNEEEADVLHNVSLSVVPGETIALVGMSGGGKSSLISLIPRFYDVTEGSIKLDGTDIRDFQVRSLRDKIGMVLQDNILFSESVRANILMGNPEASDEEMIAAAKAANAHDFIMNLPQGYDTKIGERGVKLSGGQKQRVAISRVFLKNPPILILDEATSALDLESEHLIQEALEKLAKDRTTFIVAHRLSTITHADRIIVIDHGKIAEIGKHKELMEKQGPYYDLFTVQQLS; encoded by the coding sequence ATGGATAGTATTAAGCGGTATTTGGCTTTTGTTAAGCCTTACAAATGGCAGATCTTCTGGACGATTTTAATTGGTCTTGCTAAATTCGGAATTCCTTTAATGACTCCGCTTATTCTCAAATATGTGGTGGATGACATTATTCAGAGCACATTGCCATTTGATGAAAAGATGAATAAGCTGTATTGGCTGATGGGCGGTGCGGCTATTATATTTGTTGTTCTGCGTCCTCCGATTGAATATTGGAGACAATATTATGCGCAATGGGTCGGAAGTAAAATTCTATATGATATCCGCGATAAGATGTTCGACCATATTCAGCGTTTAAGTCTTCGTTTTTATTCAAATAACAAATCAGGAGAAATTATTTCAAGAGTCATTCATGATGTTGAGCAGACGAAAACTTTTGTAATCACCGGCCTTATGAATGTATGGCTTGATATGGCAACCATTATTATTGCTGTAGCCATTATGTTTTCCATGGATTTCTGGCTGACTATAGTCGCTTTATCGATGCTGCCGGTCTATGCGTTTTCGGTAAAATTTTTCTATGCCCGTCTCCGCCAGCTGACAAAAGACCGTTCACAGGCACTTGCAGAAGTTCAAGGGCACCTGCATGAACGAGTTCAAGGAATGTCAGTTATTAGAAGCTTTGCGCTGGAAGATCATGAGCAAGTTCAGTTTGATAAGCGCAACTCGAAATTTTTAAATAAAGCAATGGATCATACGAAGTGGAACGCAAAAACATTCTCTGTTGTAAACACAGTGACAGACATCGCTCCCCTGCTTGTTATCGGCTTTGCTGCATATCAAGCCATCAGCGGGAACATCACGATCGGGGCTTTAGTAGCTTTTGTCGCATATATGGACAGGCTTTACAATCCGTTAAGACGCCTTGTCAATTCTTCAACAACACTAACTCAATCCATTGCTTCTATGGACAGGATGTTTGAATTCCTGGATGAATCTTATGATATCCAGGACTCGCCTGGAGCAAAGTCATTAAATAATGTAAAAGGGGCACTGGATTTTGAAAATGTTTCTTTTACATATAATGAGGAAGAAGCAGATGTACTGCATAACGTCTCGTTATCTGTCGTACCTGGGGAAACGATTGCCCTGGTTGGAATGAGCGGGGGAGGAAAGTCATCGTTAATTAGTCTTATTCCGCGGTTTTATGATGTAACAGAAGGCAGCATCAAGCTTGATGGAACAGATATACGAGATTTTCAGGTGAGGTCTTTGCGTGATAAAATCGGAATGGTTCTGCAAGATAATATTTTGTTCAGCGAGTCTGTACGAGCAAACATCCTCATGGGGAATCCAGAGGCTTCAGATGAAGAGATGATCGCAGCCGCTAAAGCAGCGAATGCACATGATTTTATAATGAATCTGCCGCAAGGATACGATACTAAAATAGGAGAGCGGGGAGTAAAGCTTTCAGGCGGCCAAAAGCAGCGTGTGGCTATCTCAAGGGTATTCCTGAAAAATCCGCCAATCCTTATTTTAGATGAAGCGACCTCTGCACTTGATTTAGAAAGCGAGCATCTAATTCAAGAAGCGCTTGAAAAGCTCGCAAAAGACCGTACAACGTTCATCGTTGCCCATCGGCTGTCAACGATCACTCATGCTGACCGCATCATAGTTATTGATCATGGGAAGATTGCCGAAATAGGCAAACATAAGGAATTAATGGAAAAACAAGGACCGTATTATGATTTATTTACGGTTCAGCAATTGAGTTGA